The DNA sequence GCGGTTCCGTCGACGACGACCCCCGCGACGAGGGTGCCCGTGTCGCTCGCGATCGTGTCGAACGCCTCGTGGCTGAAGAGCGCCTCGGCCTCGGCGCGCAGGACCTCGACCGTGATCCGGCCGCCGAGGAGCGTCACGTTCTCGATGCGGGAGAGCGCGCGCGCGCCCGAGCCGCGCTCATCCTCGATGCGCTGCGTGCGGTCCTCGAGGGTGTCGGCGCGCACGTCCGCGGCGGCGTGCGTGAAGGCGTGGAACAGCGCGTCGGGACCGTCGAGCGTCGCGCCGCGCGAGCGCACGACGGGCTCCGCGGGTTGCGCCGTGGTGGCGAAGACCGCGCGCGCGACCGCTTCACGATCCAGGTCCGCGATGCTCACGATCGTCGAGACCTCGTGGACGCAGCGCGGGTCCGTCTCGCGCAGCTTCGCCGCAAGCACGCGCGGTCCCGCCGTCGACGCGGAGGCGGGCCAGAGGGCCGCGAAGTCGGGGCCGGCGAGGGAGGTCGCGAAGGGCGCGTCGTTCTCGGACCACGTGACGGAGGCGATCCGGCCCGGGTCGGAGGCCCACGCGCGGACCGTGAGGTCGCCGATGACGACGGGCGTGCCCGACCCGGGATACGCGACGTCGCCCCGGTAGTTCGTGTCGATTGCGGGGCGCGCGATCGCGACGTCGACGGGCGTGCCGCAGACCGCGACGACGGGCTGCGACACGCTCGTCGGGCAGTTGTCCAGGTCGCGCGCGGAGGCGGTGATCACGTGCGCGCCGCCCGGCACCGTCGTGGAGTCCCACGCGATCTCGTAGGGCGCCGTCGCGTCCGTGCCGATGGGGTTGCCGTCGACGAAGAACGTCACGCCCGCGACCCCGGCGGATCCGGTCGCCGTCGCGCGGAGGGTCAGGGTCCCGGAGACGCGCGGCGCGCCGAGGGGGGGCGACTGGGCGATCTTGCTCCCGCCGAGGTAGTCGAAGCCGGGCGCGGGGTCGATGAGGGCCACGTCGAGGGTGCCGCCGCACGGCGGGAAGCCCCCGATGCCGCACGTGCCCGACTCGATCTCGATCGCCGTCACGTGGTTGTTGTAGGCGTCCTTCGACCACATGACCGCGCGGGGCGCGAAGGTGACGGTGTCGCATTCGAGGTCCTCGTCGCGTCCGCCGGGCGTCGCGAACGTCTCGCCGGCGTTCGAGGCGCGGTGCCAGCGGTAGATCACGCCGCAGTGGGCCGTGCCGAGGTAGAGGTAGTCGCCGCCGACCGCGATGCCGGAGTTGCCGCAGCCTTGCGGGAACGAGGGGAGGGACGACACCGTGATCGTCTCGATGACCGCGCCGGTCGCGCTGTAGTGGCGGAGGATATGGCTCGCGTCCTCGCTGAGCCACACGGAGTCGTCGGTCCCGTCGTAGGCGAGGCCGTCGATGAGGCTCGCACAGCAGCCGAGGTCGAAGCGCTTCGTCGCGAGGCCCGTCGCAGGGTCGATCGTCCACACGGCGCCGTCGCCCGCGGAGGTCCAGAGGAGGCCGCGACCCACGTCGAAGGACAGCGCGTGGGCCTGCACCGGCCGGCCGATGCTGTCGTGGACGAAGAGGGTCTGGGAAAGGGTGGACGTGCACGCGGGGCCGACGCAGCTCACCGTGTAGGCGTGGAGCTGGTCGGCGTCGTAGTAGTTGGTGTACCAGAAGCGGGTCCCGTCGAAGGCGATGCTCACGCCGATCGAGGACGTCACGGGGACGACGACGTCCCCCACGAGGTCGCCGGGCGTCCCGCTCGTGGTGGGCGCAAGGAGCGCGACGAAGCTTCCGGTCGAGACGGCGAGCGCGATGAGGGCGGCAATGGATCGGTGCAAGGCAGGGCCTCCCGGGGGAGGCTAG is a window from the Candidatus Thermoplasmatota archaeon genome containing:
- a CDS encoding choice-of-anchor P family protein, which codes for MHRSIAALIALAVSTGSFVALLAPTTSGTPGDLVGDVVVPVTSSIGVSIAFDGTRFWYTNYYDADQLHAYTVSCVGPACTSTLSQTLFVHDSIGRPVQAHALSFDVGRGLLWTSAGDGAVWTIDPATGLATKRFDLGCCASLIDGLAYDGTDDSVWLSEDASHILRHYSATGAVIETITVSSLPSFPQGCGNSGIAVGGDYLYLGTAHCGVIYRWHRASNAGETFATPGGRDEDLECDTVTFAPRAVMWSKDAYNNHVTAIEIESGTCGIGGFPPCGGTLDVALIDPAPGFDYLGGSKIAQSPPLGAPRVSGTLTLRATATGSAGVAGVTFFVDGNPIGTDATAPYEIAWDSTTVPGGAHVITASARDLDNCPTSVSQPVVAVCGTPVDVAIARPAIDTNYRGDVAYPGSGTPVVIGDLTVRAWASDPGRIASVTWSENDAPFATSLAGPDFAALWPASASTAGPRVLAAKLRETDPRCVHEVSTIVSIADLDREAVARAVFATTAQPAEPVVRSRGATLDGPDALFHAFTHAAADVRADTLEDRTQRIEDERGSGARALSRIENVTLLGGRITVEVLRAEAEALFSHEAFDTIASDTGTLVAGVVVDGTAIPDPVAPGTKVAVPGVGTLVLHETVVVRNGSFAEIAVRGLHLYANVNGLRSEVILAHAVAGVDIGGHGFAGEVHAIDPQDDAGTGGDVGGTPASAHELALGLGGTDHGVAVVGGRLTTVDRADAYKVMAREGEKIVVTLTPSTRAHVTTQTFSFPAVGASATVDHMSLPDPSVSLLQPVTNDAILVSDAPLSAPERLELNVDRDGHWTILIELDGGQEANYTLSVSVTPLVFAPDAPRGDYCRHTAAPVLAADDVVVNVMRSTTDKHVYKLFAAIGDDVAVTLTPGDADGQDFDLYVYDRACKLLTWSVNGKSVFWPGDVPKGVPEAAAILPALYTGEYWIEVRRFIGVGNYVLTVHDHTVIPTVPGNDAGTGADASNSEASPTVLAEPQQGAWQGRFEDLDPKDVYAMDLRTGERLVVTLAPSPANTMRLTLKDAWGATLTTTAAPQTGSGSAVLYGPAPAPMRVLLVVEPVVGGGNYVFTVTHA